In Arthrobacter sp. PAMC25284, a single genomic region encodes these proteins:
- a CDS encoding amino-acid N-acetyltransferase produces the protein MTEPIRIRPARTRDVAAIKALVAPLADQRILMAKETVAYYESLQEFRIAESADGNVIGCGALHVMWEDLAEVRTLAASGAWRGRGVGHRLVEQLLADAKSLGVSRVFCLTFEVDFFRKHGFDVMADQSAVDPMVYSELLRSHDEGVAEFLDLARVKPNTLGNTRMIKEL, from the coding sequence GTGACTGAGCCGATCCGCATCCGCCCCGCCCGCACCCGTGATGTAGCCGCCATTAAGGCGCTCGTGGCGCCGCTGGCCGACCAGAGAATCCTGATGGCCAAGGAAACGGTCGCGTACTACGAGAGCCTGCAGGAATTCCGGATCGCTGAATCCGCTGACGGCAACGTGATTGGCTGCGGCGCACTGCACGTTATGTGGGAGGATCTCGCCGAGGTGCGCACCCTGGCCGCCTCCGGCGCCTGGCGCGGCCGGGGAGTCGGGCACCGGCTGGTGGAGCAACTGCTGGCGGACGCCAAATCCCTGGGGGTATCACGCGTGTTCTGCCTGACCTTCGAGGTGGATTTCTTCAGGAAGCACGGCTTTGACGTCATGGCGGACCAGAGCGCTGTGGACCCCATGGTGTACTCGGAGCTGCTGCGCTCGCACGACGAGGGGGTCGCGGAATTCCTCGACCTCGCACGGGTCAAACCCAACACGCTCGGCAACACCAGGATGATCAAAGAACTTTAA